The Nicotiana tomentosiformis chromosome 9, ASM39032v3, whole genome shotgun sequence genome contains the following window.
acatagTGGAgcaatatgctcaattgtatatcaaagaaatagtcaggttgcatggcaccccagtttccataatttctgatcggggagcacaattcattgctaatttttggaagaaatttcagcaaggtttgggtactcaggtgaatctcagtacagcctttcacccgcaaactgatgggcaggcagagcagactattcaaactcttgaggatatgttgcgttcTTGTGTGCTAGACTTAAAACATAGCTGGGATGATTAtttggcacttatagaatttgcgtacaacaatagctatcatgctagcattcaaatggcaccgttggaggatttatatggtaggagatgtagatctcccattgggtggttcaaaattggggaagcagatttgatagggccagaccttgtgcatcaagctatggaaaaagttaaaatcattaaggagcagttgaagactgctcagagtcatcagaaatcctattcggatgttcgtcgtagggatttggagttcaaagaagatgattgagtATTCttaaaagtttcccccatgaagggtgtaatgcaatttggtaagaaagggaaattggatccgaggtatgtcggaccgtacaaaatcattcaaaaGATCGGTAAGTTGGCGTAcaagctaccacctgagatgtcattagtacacccagtgtttcatgtgtctatgttgaagaaagtggtTGGAGATCCGACAATCATTGTTTCGGTCGATACTATTGAGGTAATGAGAGATTGACATACGAAGAGATTCCGAtatctattattgatcggcaagtccgaaaattgagaaataaagaaattgcctcagtAAAAGTGTTGTggagaaaccaacaggttgaagatactacttgggaagccgaggaagaaatgaagaaaaagtaaccttatttatttgaatagccatgtatttataaagttataATCTATGAGAAATATTCTAAGAGTtgctttttatgaattttgtatcatttgtacaattagcgttaagggtgttcctttctggaaatatattgcttgtgagaccacagttggtgttattttgtattatgttacgccgttggattatgtatgtgctgttaggatgtgtttctggggcccTCTGACAGGTGGATTAGACCTAGtgacaagggaaactctggcaaaatatttggagattttgggagttagtcaaatatgGGGCTTCTCGAAAGtagtatgaaacaaactgagttgcataagatgctaatgatagatttttaccctcattcgaggacgaatgatcctaagtgggggagaatgtaacaccccggaaaatttcaaagtacttaagtgtaaggcctggtaaaattggCAAAGAAAACAATGTTGCATTATGCTACGGTCCAAGATACAATacaccgtattttatctcaaaatgtcaaacttcgacaaaaattcattttcttcgatttgcttaccctctcaccttcacaaatttattcatcacttgtttgaaatagcataattcttataatctccaaataatctcattcccgaacttacgtcgattagcttacgacgaaactttaacgtatgaaaatgcgggatgtgacatcttatttccgagcttatatcaatttacgtATGGCATACttccacgtatgaaaacatggggtgtaacaattgtacacagaagagttacgttgcttgaagccaaagagatcacaaatcttgttcatcaacctattgtcgaatggcttgccattatccgttattatgtaatgaggaatgccaaagcgatagattaTATTTAatcggatgaaacttgcaacattttccttctttacctccTTAAGAGAAATAACTTCAGCACATTTTGAGAAGTAGCcagttgcagccaagatgtataaGTGTTCGCCAGAGGATTTTAGCAATGGTCCAACAACATCTAGTCCCTAAGCGTCAAATGGCCATGATGCAATAGTCGGATGTACCACTTCAGGAGGTTAATGCATAAAATTTGCGTAGAACTGGCAAGCTttgcatcttcgagcgtagtccaagcaatcgtttaccatcgttggccaataatataCCATCTTTTTAAAATGGAAGTGGAGCTTTGGGCTAGATTGATGTGATCCACATACCCCAAAATGCGcttcttgcaaagcttggagtgaTTCATCTTCCCCTAAACATCGTAAGAGTACTCCCTCAAATGATCTTCTATATAGAGTATCTTTTTTGTAAAGGAAGCGAGGAGCACGACAGCGAATTTTAGTCCTTCTCCTCGAATTTTCTGGGAGTATCCCGTAGCTCAAGTAATCGACAATGGGTTGTCGCAATTCTTCCTTCTCAGCCTCATAAACGGCCACAAGATGCTCGAGTACATTTTCTTCACCTTCACCCTCATTTGGCagcggtactacccatttttggcagataGTAACTTGCACTTGATCAGGCAGGGTTAAAGATGAAGATATGGTAGCTAAAGCATCggccttcttattttctttccttggcaGATGTTGAATAGTCACGTCACCAACCCACCACATTAATTTTTggcataatcatgatatgggcgtagttcAGGTTTCTTGACCTTGTAACTACCTAAAGGCTGGTTGATCACCAACTTAGATTCACCAAAGACTTGTAATTACAACCGCTTCATTTCGAcaaccatttcaagcccaagtattaatgcttgatactcagcaacgTTGTTAGAGCAGATTTGCGTCAACATAAAAGAGTAGGGTAGAACTTCACCTTGAGAAATGACAAATACTATGCCAGCACCAGCTCCTCCGCGatgtgcagcaccatcaaagtacatcttccatggaggttgaacttcaatgaccattgcATCCTCATCAGGTAGTTTGTCGGTTAGCTACCAATCATCAAGTATAGGGTGATCTTCCAAGAAGTCTGCTAACGCTtgtccttttatagccttttTAGGGATGTACACAATTTCCAATTGTTGAAACTGGAGGTACCATCTTGCTAATCGATCACTAAGGACAGGTTTTGACATCATGAACTTGATCGGATTTGCTCTAGAAACAAGACGAacgacatgagcttgaaagtagtgcttcaacttttggatTGAGAAAACTAGTGCCAAACATAACTTTTCGATTGGCGAATAATTGAActcatttggtgtcatcatcctgctcaagtagtaaagggaATTTTCCTTAccttcactattttcttgggccaacaatGCTCCAACAGACCTTTTTTGTGCTAAAATATATAGTATCAATGGCATTCCAGGTATAAGG
Protein-coding sequences here:
- the LOC138898893 gene encoding uncharacterized protein; this translates as MWWVGDVTIQHLPRKENKKADALATISSSLTLPDQVQVTICQKWVVPLPNEGEGEENVLEHLVAVYEAEKEELRQPIVDYLSYGILPENSRRRTKIRCRAPRFLYKKDTLYRRSFEGVLLRCLGEDESLQALQEAHFGGLDVVGPLLKSSGEHLYILAATGYFSKCAEVISLKEVKKENVASFIRLNIIYRFGIPHYIITDNGKPFDNRPYT